Proteins from a single region of Sphingobium sp. EM0848:
- the traC gene encoding type IV secretion system protein TraC, producing MASGFLDELLSGIFGDSKRPDTQRPDLVVPMLAHWLPYRSFDPKTGIFYNSASRGFVIEAAPLVGADERTGEILAQFLSEGIPAPGCLQIHQWMSPRIGEQLSKWYLPRYSARGVYERMAKHRVDFLTDGVWNSLSADAPFCLRHHRVAISYSTPESSNITIEQIVSLMDGLISALQSVNVSARKMDPVALIGWIDDITSPTTAAGDDAVSYNPLDPIADQAIRRDIELHIEPDRMLLRTERFRPTGKTLKGAPEIGEIYPDVFDVRSFSVRNLPTRWAPWDVTRLIGDIFTDKLRMPCPVSTNLCIEFPDPQASTNKASYKFMRTTSLADSKSSRFLPQLREQSQEWRHVNEEIRQGRKLVRVFFSVTSFSPKGQGDSNERVLKSVYRAAGWDLLDDRYLQVMGLLCAMPMTMANGLSKDLERMKRMRTLLTTTAANLAPLQGEYLGGSIPHLLLIGRRGQPFFWSPFENAAGNHNVAVFGKSGSGKSVALQELCGSLCGAGARVVVIDDGRSFEHSAKLQGGAFVEFTMSSGFCLNPFSMIDEAQAAEDEDYLLDCMAMLKAIINQMSRHINLLDDTERGLIDGAVNQVWEAHGSRGSIDLVIEALEATGNGLAANLAIAMRPFSSGGTYGRFFQGEVSFELSAQLTVFELSDLSAREELRSVVLTAIMFMSQQMMRKLDRSIPKALLLDEAWQMLRGGAMADFIETYARTCRKYGASLVTATQSLNDYYKSAGSVAALENSDWFVILQQKPETIADFKKHDRFEMDDHTDALLRSLKRNGFEYSDIMIKGPDTLAVGRLVLDPYSAALFSSSPKTFAAIDALIAEGLSMDEAIERIAFPNNPEKWVSNLVPEDEIAIAAE from the coding sequence ATGGCGAGCGGCTTCCTCGATGAGTTGCTGTCCGGTATCTTCGGCGACAGCAAGCGACCGGACACCCAGCGGCCGGACCTGGTGGTCCCGATGCTTGCGCATTGGCTCCCTTATCGAAGCTTCGACCCGAAGACCGGTATCTTCTACAATAGCGCCTCGCGCGGCTTCGTGATCGAGGCCGCGCCGCTGGTCGGCGCGGACGAGCGGACGGGTGAGATCCTGGCGCAGTTCCTGTCCGAAGGCATTCCCGCGCCCGGCTGCCTTCAGATTCACCAATGGATGTCGCCGCGCATCGGCGAGCAGCTCTCGAAATGGTATCTGCCCCGCTACTCGGCGCGCGGCGTTTACGAACGGATGGCCAAGCACCGGGTCGACTTCCTGACGGACGGCGTCTGGAATTCGCTTTCAGCCGACGCGCCGTTTTGCCTTCGCCATCATCGGGTCGCGATATCCTACTCGACGCCGGAGTCCTCAAACATCACGATCGAGCAGATCGTATCGCTCATGGACGGGCTGATCTCGGCTCTTCAATCGGTGAACGTATCCGCCCGCAAGATGGACCCGGTCGCGCTCATCGGCTGGATCGACGATATCACGTCGCCGACCACCGCCGCTGGCGACGATGCGGTGAGCTACAACCCTCTCGACCCGATCGCCGATCAGGCGATCCGAAGGGATATCGAGCTGCATATCGAGCCGGACCGCATGTTGCTGCGGACCGAGCGCTTCCGGCCGACCGGAAAAACGCTGAAGGGCGCGCCGGAGATCGGGGAGATCTACCCCGACGTGTTCGATGTGCGCTCCTTCTCGGTGCGCAACCTGCCCACGCGCTGGGCGCCATGGGACGTAACCCGGCTGATCGGCGACATCTTTACCGACAAGCTGCGCATGCCATGCCCCGTATCGACCAACCTGTGCATCGAGTTCCCGGACCCGCAGGCGTCGACCAACAAGGCCAGCTACAAGTTCATGCGAACGACCAGCCTGGCCGATTCCAAATCGTCCCGCTTCCTGCCGCAGCTCCGCGAGCAGTCGCAGGAGTGGCGACACGTCAATGAAGAGATCCGGCAGGGCAGGAAGCTCGTGCGCGTGTTCTTCAGCGTCACGTCGTTCTCGCCGAAAGGGCAGGGCGACAGCAACGAGCGAGTGCTGAAGTCGGTCTACCGTGCGGCGGGCTGGGATCTTCTCGATGACCGCTACCTGCAGGTGATGGGTCTGTTGTGCGCGATGCCCATGACGATGGCCAATGGCCTGTCAAAGGATCTCGAGCGCATGAAGCGGATGCGCACTCTGCTCACGACGACGGCCGCAAATCTCGCGCCGCTGCAGGGGGAATATCTCGGCGGAAGCATTCCCCACCTGCTGCTGATCGGCCGGCGCGGACAGCCCTTCTTCTGGAGCCCCTTCGAGAATGCCGCCGGCAATCACAACGTCGCCGTGTTCGGCAAATCGGGCTCCGGCAAGTCGGTCGCGCTGCAGGAATTATGCGGCTCGCTCTGCGGTGCCGGCGCGCGAGTGGTCGTGATCGACGACGGGCGTTCGTTCGAGCATTCGGCCAAACTTCAGGGCGGCGCCTTTGTCGAGTTCACCATGAGCTCGGGCTTCTGTCTCAATCCCTTCTCGATGATCGACGAGGCCCAGGCCGCCGAAGACGAGGACTATCTCCTCGACTGCATGGCAATGCTGAAGGCCATCATCAATCAGATGTCCCGGCATATCAACCTGCTCGACGACACCGAGCGCGGGCTGATCGACGGTGCCGTGAACCAGGTCTGGGAGGCGCACGGCAGCCGCGGCTCGATCGATCTTGTCATCGAGGCGCTCGAGGCAACCGGAAACGGGCTGGCCGCGAACCTTGCGATCGCGATGCGGCCCTTCTCGTCGGGCGGCACCTACGGCCGCTTCTTTCAGGGCGAGGTCTCGTTCGAACTTTCGGCCCAGCTCACGGTCTTCGAGCTCTCCGATCTGTCTGCCCGTGAGGAGCTGCGCAGCGTCGTCCTGACGGCGATCATGTTCATGTCGCAGCAGATGATGCGCAAGCTGGATCGTTCGATCCCGAAAGCGCTACTCCTCGACGAAGCATGGCAGATGCTCCGCGGCGGGGCGATGGCCGATTTCATCGAGACCTACGCGCGTACCTGCCGGAAATATGGCGCATCGCTGGTCACGGCGACGCAATCGCTGAACGACTATTACAAATCGGCCGGATCGGTCGCGGCGCTCGAAAATTCCGACTGGTTCGTGATCCTCCAGCAAAAGCCGGAGACGATCGCAGACTTCAAGAAGCATGACCGCTTCGAGATGGACGATCACACCGATGCGCTGTTGCGATCCTTGAAGCGCAACGGCTTCGAATATTCGGACATCATGATCAAAGGGCCCGACACCCTCGCTGTCGGCCGCCTGGTCCTCGACCCCTATTCCGCAGCGCTGTTCTCCTCGAGTCCGAAGACTTTTGCGGCGATCGACGCTCTGATCGCCGAGGGCCTCAGCATGGACGAGGCGATCGAGCGGATCGCGTTTCCGAACAATCCCGAAAAGTGGGTCAGCAATCTCGTCCCGGAGGACGAGATCGCGATCGCGGCGGAGTAG
- a CDS encoding TraV family lipoprotein — protein MTARHALSLRGCAIAALSLLGGCATFGSNVKGSFSCKAPDGICAPSSSIDDRALAMITGEGTVERSSPASSGPARQSAPRSSHIAFLGQAPAPQIDARRTQERVLRIVFQPYIDERGRLHEVTAVHAVVQSGEWQQQFLVNATAIPDRDAIVAAEQPESLAEAVDRAELASRATGGVDPNLPDPAAVAAARARAADPVKAIKDDVATRLAPKAGRTPTPPATNVSSRRAESRSVEGAVPGAPTIEAKVPPLATADKASAGTAPAPEGADSATAIGEAITRVRGSTEYQARSAQAASDAKAAALTGSTPTPEPKTKPTVRAANFPAAAPEEN, from the coding sequence GTGACGGCGCGGCACGCCCTGTCGCTGCGCGGCTGCGCGATCGCCGCTCTGTCCCTGCTTGGCGGGTGCGCCACGTTCGGCAGCAATGTGAAGGGAAGTTTTTCCTGTAAAGCGCCCGATGGCATCTGCGCGCCATCGTCCTCGATCGACGATCGAGCACTCGCGATGATCACCGGAGAGGGCACTGTCGAGCGTTCATCGCCGGCCAGCAGCGGGCCGGCCAGGCAGTCTGCACCCAGATCCTCGCACATCGCCTTTTTAGGACAAGCGCCGGCACCTCAGATCGATGCGCGCCGTACCCAGGAGCGCGTGCTGCGCATTGTCTTTCAGCCATATATCGATGAGCGTGGCCGCCTTCATGAGGTGACGGCAGTCCATGCCGTGGTGCAAAGCGGGGAATGGCAACAACAATTCCTCGTCAATGCAACAGCGATACCGGACCGAGATGCGATTGTCGCTGCTGAGCAGCCGGAATCGCTCGCCGAAGCGGTCGATCGAGCGGAACTGGCAAGCCGAGCGACGGGCGGCGTCGACCCCAATCTACCCGATCCTGCGGCCGTCGCGGCAGCCCGCGCCCGTGCAGCCGACCCGGTCAAAGCGATCAAGGACGATGTTGCGACCCGTCTAGCCCCCAAGGCGGGCCGCACACCGACGCCCCCGGCCACTAACGTCTCCTCCAGGCGCGCGGAATCGCGCAGCGTCGAGGGAGCAGTGCCGGGGGCGCCGACTATCGAAGCGAAGGTGCCGCCGCTCGCAACGGCAGACAAAGCCTCGGCCGGGACCGCCCCGGCGCCGGAGGGCGCAGACAGTGCGACCGCGATCGGCGAAGCAATCACGCGGGTGAGAGGCTCTACCGAATACCAGGCGCGCTCGGCTCAGGCAGCGAGCGACGCGAAGGCAGCAGCTCTGACCGGATCGACGCCGACACCCGAGCCCAAGACGAAGCCCACCGTGCGCGCGGCGAACTTCCCGGCCGCTGCTCCAGAGGAAAATTGA
- a CDS encoding DsbC family protein translates to MSAIDRLRKLRAFARPAPIVAAAAALGVAGIALAADVAGKDDAKVSLLLKTRLPKTPINKLDCDKIDGLCEVTSGANLFYVNHGARYLIIGRVYDMETRQDLTAARLLEINPDMLVGGAAKANAAVSDDGEAGEIAATARGVGKTSAPVRPVSLNLSGLPADGAIVWGNRSAKQSITIFTDFRCGYCRALASVLRGMDVKVVERPISVLGSRDIADRVYCSKNQEQALHAAYAGEPFKAPASCDTKGLDANERFAREHGLNATPIIVRGDGAVLEGYRPKEFLEAWLQGTRS, encoded by the coding sequence ATGTCCGCAATTGATCGTCTGCGAAAGCTGCGCGCGTTCGCTCGCCCGGCGCCGATTGTAGCGGCCGCTGCCGCGCTCGGCGTTGCCGGAATCGCTCTTGCAGCCGATGTCGCCGGCAAGGATGACGCCAAGGTCAGCCTGCTCCTGAAGACCAGGCTTCCGAAGACGCCGATCAACAAGCTCGATTGCGATAAGATCGACGGGCTGTGCGAAGTCACCTCGGGCGCGAACCTCTTCTACGTCAATCATGGCGCGCGCTATCTGATCATCGGTCGTGTCTACGATATGGAGACGCGTCAAGACCTGACCGCGGCGCGGCTGCTCGAGATCAATCCGGACATGCTGGTGGGCGGGGCCGCCAAGGCGAACGCCGCGGTATCCGATGACGGCGAGGCTGGCGAAATCGCAGCGACGGCGCGCGGTGTCGGCAAGACATCCGCGCCGGTCCGCCCCGTCTCGCTCAACCTGTCTGGGCTTCCGGCCGACGGGGCCATTGTCTGGGGCAACCGGTCGGCCAAACAGAGCATCACCATCTTCACGGACTTCCGTTGCGGTTATTGCAGGGCGCTCGCCAGCGTCTTGCGCGGCATGGATGTGAAGGTGGTCGAGCGTCCGATCTCGGTCCTCGGTAGCCGCGACATCGCCGACCGCGTCTATTGCTCCAAAAACCAGGAACAGGCGCTGCATGCCGCCTATGCCGGTGAGCCATTCAAAGCGCCGGCGAGCTGCGACACCAAGGGGCTCGATGCAAACGAGCGCTTCGCGCGCGAGCATGGGCTTAATGCGACGCCAATCATCGTTCGGGGTGATGGCGCCGTCCTGGAAGGATATCGGCCCAAGGAGTTTCTCGAGGCCTGGCTGCAGGGGACGCGGTCGTGA